Proteins encoded together in one Telopea speciosissima isolate NSW1024214 ecotype Mountain lineage chromosome 4, Tspe_v1, whole genome shotgun sequence window:
- the LOC122659846 gene encoding receptor-like protein kinase FERONIA, with protein sequence MKITQRNPLVTTHFYLFLIIHLTISTTADLLYIPSENILINCGFPSNTTASSNDRNWITDIGSNFMFSAQPNTSTTSEASKQSISIPQIPYKTARLFYSQLNYSFSVSPGPKFVRLYFYPDSYSGLNQSDAFFTVSSGQFTLLSNFSPSLTTDYLNQDYLIKEFCINIEGHTLDITFTPSHGYGFVNGIEIVSMPPNLYIRDELLPFVGQLNWFEFDNYTALETVYRLNVGGNEIPPENDTGIFRTWFQDSHYIFGGSYGETSKKTEVGIHYPSTVPPYTAPEDLYRTARVMSLDSEINIHKQLTWSFSLDTGFFYLFRFHLCETRDQITKPNQIVFYISIGNETSGDRMDVIKRSGGNGVPVYVDYVGMVVAEGNYRGKQDLWISLYPCIEANPMYYDAILNGLEIFKLNHTDGNLAGSNPPPTNPDRVHSGTPSRRLILVVGSVVAGGAIAICLVCFLIYRYGRSLKDKSWVSLANNNRRYLSLVEITNSRQYEQVG encoded by the coding sequence ATGAAGATCACCCAAAGAAACCCTTTGGTTACTACCCATTTCTACTTATTCCTTATCATCCATCTCACAATCTCAACCACAGCCGATCTCCTCTACATACCCTCTGAAAACATTCTCATCAACTGTGGCTTTCCTTCCAACACTACTGCATCCTCCAATGACCGCAATTGGATCACCGATATCGGCTCTAACTTCATGTTCTCTGCACAACCCAACACATCAACCACCTCTGAAGCCTCAAAACAATCCATTTCCATCCCCCAAATCCCTTACAAGACTGCCCGGCTCTTCTATTCCCAGCTCAATTACTCATTTTCCGTCTCACCTGGCCCAAAATTCGTTCGCCTCTACTTCTACCCAGATTCCTATTCCGGCCTAAACCAATCCGACGCCTTCTTCACTGTCTCCTCCGGTCAATTTACTCTCCTTAGCAACTTTAGTCCCTCCCTTACCACTGATTACCTCAACCAAGACTACTTAATCAAAGAATTCTGTATCAACATAGAAGGCCACACATTGGACATCACATTCACTCCATCTCATGGCTATGGTTTTGTTAATGGAATTGAGATTGTCTCAATGCCTCCCAATCTCTACATTCGCGACGAATTACTCCCCTTCGTGGGTCAGCTGAATTGGTTCGAATTCGATAATTACACAGCTTTGGAGACAGTTTACCGATTAAATGTCGGCGGGAATGAAATTCCACCGGAAAATGATACCGGCATCTTTCGTACCTGGTTTCAGGACAGTCATTACATATTTGGTGGTTCATACGGTGAAACAAGCAAGAAAACAGAGGTGGGTATTCATTACCCATCAACTGTACCCCCTTACACTGCACCAGAGGATCTCTACCGGACTGCAAGGGTCATGAGTCTAGATTCTGAAATCAATATTCACAAGCAGCTCACCTGGTCGTTTAGTTTGGATACTGGATTCTTCTATCTTTTTAGGTTTCATTTATGTGAGACCAGAGATCAGATAACGAAGCCGAATCAGATAGTGTTTTATATTTCAATCGGTAACGAGACTTCAGGAGATCGAATGGATGTTATAAAGAGGAGCGGCGGCAATGGAGTACCAGTGTATGTAGATTATGTTGGGATGGTTGTTGCAGAGGGAAACTACAGAGGAAAACAAGATCTCTGGATCTCCCTATATCCTTGCATTGAAGCGAATCCTATGTACTATGATGCAATATTGAATGGGCTAGAGATATTCAAATTGAATCACACTGATGGTAATCTAGCCGGATCTAATCCTCCACCAACCAATCCAGATCGGGTTCACTCTGGGACTCCATCTCGGCGATTAATACTTGTTGTCGGAAGTGTCGTGGCCGGCGGTGCGATTGCAATCTGTCTGGTATGTTTCTTGATTTACCGTTATGGCCGGAGTTTGAAGGACAAGAGTTGGGTTTCTCTAGCGAATAATAACCGCCGCTACTTGTCTCTTGTGGAGATTACAAATTCAAGACAGTATGAGCAAGTTGGTTGA